Proteins encoded within one genomic window of Bombus terrestris chromosome 11, iyBomTerr1.2, whole genome shotgun sequence:
- the LOC100642465 gene encoding transitional endoplasmic reticulum ATPase TER94: MGEPKSEDLATAILRKKDKPNRLLVDEAIADDNSVVALSQAKMDELQLFRGDTVLLKGKRRKETVCIVLSDDTCPDEKIRMNRVIRNNLRVRLSDIVSVQACPEVKYGKRIHVLPMDDTVTGLTGNLFEVYLKPYFLEAYRPVHKDDNFIVRGGMRVVEFKVVETDPGPFCIVAPDTIIHCEGDAIKREEEEEALNAVGYDDIGGVRKQLAQIKEMVELPLRHPSLFKVIGVKPPRGILLYGPPGTGKTLIARAVANETGAFFFLINGPEIMSKLAGESESNLRKAFEEAEKNSPAIIFIDELDAIAPKREKTHGEVERRIVSQLLTLMDGMKQSSHVIVMAATNRPNSIDPALRRFGRFDKEIDIGIPDATGRLEILRIHTKNMKLADDVELEEIAAETHGHVGADLASLCSEAALQQIREKMDLIDLEEEHIDAEVLSSLAVTMDNFKYAMTKSSPSALRETIVEVPTVTWDDIGGLQNVKMELQELVQYPVEHPDKFLKFGMQPSRGVLFYGPPGCGKTLLAKAIANECQANFISVKGPELLTMWFGESEANVRDVFDKARAAAPCVLFFDELDSIAKSRGGTLGDAGGAADRVINQILTEMDGMGAKKNVFIIGATNRPDIIDPAILRPGRLDQLIYIPLPDEKSREAIFRANLRKSPVAKDVDLSYIAKVTHGFSGADITEICQRACKLAIRQSIETEIRREKERASNPSASMDMDEDDPVPEITRAHFEEAMRFARRSVSDNDIRKYEMFAQTLQQSRGFGSNFRFPQSGASGTQDTTQGDQTFQDDGDDDLYS, encoded by the exons ATGGGCGAACCAAAAAG TGAAGATTTGGCAACAGCAATTCTTCGAAAGAAGGACAAGCCAAATAGATTATTAGTGGATGAAGCTATTGCAGATGACAATTCTGTAGTAGCTCTTTCTCAAGCAAAAATGGATGAATTGCAACTTTTCCGTGGAGATACAGTATTGTTGAAAGGAAAAAGACGCAAAGAAACTGTGTGCATTGTTCTTTCTGATGATACATGCCCTGATGAAAAAATTCGCATGAACCGTGTCATAAGAAATAATTTGCGTGTACGTTTAAGTGATATTGTTTCTGTACAAGCATGTCCAGAAGTTAAATATGGAAAACGCATTCACGTACTACCAATGGATGATACAGTAACTGGTCTTACAGG AAACTTATTTGAAGTATATTTGAAACCATACTTCTTAGAAGCTTATCGTCCTGTTCATAAAgatgataattttattgtacGTGGTGGTATGCGTGTTGTAGAATTTAAAGTAGTAGAAACAGATCCTGGACCATTTTGTATTGTAGCTCCTGATACAATTATTCATTGTGAAGGTGATGCTATTAAGAGGGAG GAGGAAGAAGAGGCTTTAAATGCTGTAGGTTACGATGATATTGGTGGTGTTCGCAAACAATTAGCTCAAATTAAAGAAATGGTAGAATTACCTTTAAGGCATCCATCTTTGTTTAAAGTTATTGGCGTTAAACCACCTCGTGGTATTCTTTTATATGGCCCGCCAGGCACAGGAAAGACCCTTATTGCTCGAGCTGTTGCAAATGAAACAGgagcatttttctttcttatcaaTG GTCCTGAGATTATGAGTAAACTTGCGGGAGAGTCAGAAAGTAACTTAAGAAAAGCATTCGAAGAGGCAGAAAAAAATTCACCAGCTATAATTTTCATTGATGAACTTGATGCCATTGCTCCAAAAAGGGAGAAg ACTCATGGAGAAGTAGAAAGACGTATAGTGTCTCAGTTGTTAACTTTAATGGATGGCATGAAACAAAGTTCCCATGTTATTGTAATGGCTGCTACTAATCGACCTAACAGCATTGATCCTGCATTGCGACGTTTTGGTCGTTTTGATAAAGAAATTGATATCGGAATACCTGATGCTACTGGTCGTTTAGAAATTTTACGAATTCATACGAAAAACATGAAACTTGCAGATGATGTTGAATTAGAAGAG ATTGCAGCGGAAACACATGGGCATGTAGGAGCTGATTTGGCTTCGTTATGCTCTGAGGCAGCATTACAACAAATTCGTGAAAAAATGGATCTCATTGACTTGGAAGAAGAACATATAGATGCTGAAGTTTTATCTTCTCTTGCCGTTACTATGGATAATTTCAAG TATGCTATGACTAAGAGTAGTCCAAGCGCTTTGCGAGAAACTATTGTAGAAGTTCCAACTGTGACATGGGATGATATTGGAGGTTTACAAAATGTTAAAATGGAATTACAGGAGTTGGTACAG TATCCAGTTGAACATCCAgataaattcttaaaatttggTATGCAACCATCCAGAGgtgtattattttatggacCCCCTGGTTGTGGTAAAACATTACTGGCTAAAGCAATAGCTAATGAATGTCAagcaaattttatttctgtaaagGGTCCAGAATTATTAACAATGTGGTTTGGTGAATCCGAGGCGAATGTCAGAGATGTTTTTGATAAA GCAAGAGCTGCAGCTCCTTGCGTATTATTCTTTGATGAACTCGATTCTATCGCCAAATCTCGTGGTGGTACACTGGGGGATGCTGGTGGAGCAGCAGACCGcgtgataaatcaaattttgacAGAAATGGATGGTATGGGcgcaaagaaaaatgtatttatcataGGAGCTACTAATCGTCCTGATATTATTGATCCCGCTATTCTACGACCTGGCAGATTAGATCAGCTgatttatataccattaccagaTGAAAAGTCTCGAGAAGCGATTTTTAGAGCTAACCTTCGAAAATCACCTGTAGCGAAG GATGTAGATTTGAGCTACATAGCTAAAGTAACACATGGTTTTTCGGGTGCTGATATAACAGAAATTTGTCAGCGTGCATGCAAACTTGCTATTAGACAAAGCATTGAAACTGAGattcgaagagaaaaagaacgtGCTAGTAATCCATCAGCATCTATGGAT ATGGATGAAGATGATCCTGTACCAGAAATAACTAGAGCTCATTTCGAAGAAGCAATGAGATTTGCGCGACGTTCTGTATCTGATAACgatattagaaaatatgaaatgtttGCGCAGACGCTTCAACAGTCTCGTGGATTTGGAAGTAATTTtag ATTTCCGCAAAGCGGAGCAAGCGGTACTCAAGATACAACACAAGGTGATCAAACCTTCCAAGATGATGGAGATGATGATCTTTACAGCTAA
- the LOC100647783 gene encoding leptin receptor overlapping transcript-like 1 isoform X1 translates to MICLNITLLLLLSLLSNFYILVLLAFGGSIGMTFVILGCALPAYKVWWPLFVILFYILAPIPTIIARRYTNDFDNNPNPCLEFAIFITTGFVVSSFALPIVLARSPVNNPVIQWGACYLTLSGNIIMYLTLVGLFATFDQDGVGYNTC, encoded by the exons ATGATATGTCTAAACATAACCTTACTACTCTTATTGTCATTGCTgtcaaatttttatat ATTAGTACTTTTGGCATTTGGTGGCTCTATTGGTATGACATTTGTTATACTAGGTTGTGCTTTACCTGCATATAA AGTATGGTGGCCACTTTTTGTcatactattttatatattagcACCAATTCCAACTATAATTGCACGTCGTTATACAAATGATTTTGACAATAATCCTAATCCATGCTTGGAATTTGCAATATTCATTACTACAGGTTTTGTTGTATCATCATTTGCTCTTCCTATTGTCTTAGCTCGGTCTCCAGTCAATAATCCAGTG ataCAATGGGGCGCTTGTTACTTGACTTTATCAggtaatattattatgtatctAACTCTAGTCGGACTTTTTGCAACCTTTGATCAGGATGGGGTTGGATATAACACATGTTGA
- the LOC100647783 gene encoding leptin receptor overlapping transcript-like 1 isoform X2: MTFVILGCALPAYKVWWPLFVILFYILAPIPTIIARRYTNDFDNNPNPCLEFAIFITTGFVVSSFALPIVLARSPVNNPVIQWGACYLTLSGNIIMYLTLVGLFATFDQDGVGYNTC, from the exons ATGACATTTGTTATACTAGGTTGTGCTTTACCTGCATATAA AGTATGGTGGCCACTTTTTGTcatactattttatatattagcACCAATTCCAACTATAATTGCACGTCGTTATACAAATGATTTTGACAATAATCCTAATCCATGCTTGGAATTTGCAATATTCATTACTACAGGTTTTGTTGTATCATCATTTGCTCTTCCTATTGTCTTAGCTCGGTCTCCAGTCAATAATCCAGTG ataCAATGGGGCGCTTGTTACTTGACTTTATCAggtaatattattatgtatctAACTCTAGTCGGACTTTTTGCAACCTTTGATCAGGATGGGGTTGGATATAACACATGTTGA
- the LOC125385928 gene encoding tigger transposable element-derived protein 1-like — translation MSSPLKGKLLSNDKSTDEGFHKYKTDDKELIKPIVEKTSTSMQKEETTVATRLEIIRKLEEGVTIGKLAAQYGLHKRTIERYRRNISSLRKISKNPRRLVMKRTRASLHEDTNVRLLEWILERQMKGDILRDSMLQSKAMELHEQFGCSTPFTASRGWLWRFKKRYNLSGFGCQGKADEIAQLTTETLTKILNEENINRENIYNIYETTLMWRILPQAVSSNEEESSQNEKIKKDHIIIAFCVNATGTHKLPPLFVTKYVIPQSLKHSRHMLPIVYRSQNSSFIDEIIFTDWYSNHFKPNVKQRQQQEHCIGKVLLFVENFKCDISLKKEHQDSYFKIIIFPSNTPSTIQIMDEGIIANFKKLFREKLHYRQIRQHDNEVKKFYTNYDIKECIDLISETWDEITVTDIVHSWRRLLGKQNTQIIIKEEVEYLEETQDFEENVVSDKILESVVKCEEEESTITTKEEIDRMFHSLEIWAETQPDFIKSHAEVLIHYHNQQ, via the coding sequence ATGTCATCGCCACTTAAAGGAAAATTATTATCTAACGATAAATCAACAGATGAAGGGTTTCATAAGTACAAAACAGATGATAAAGAGTTAATCAAACCAATTGTTGAAAAAACATCGACTTCTatgcaaaaagaagaaactacAGTCGCAACACGTTTAGAAATTATTCGGAAATTAGAAGAAGGTGTCACAATTGGTAAACTTGCTGCTCAGTATGGTCTTCACAAAAGGACCATAGAACGATATAGAAGGAATATCTCATCACttcgaaaaatttcaaaaaatccaAGACGTTTGGTTATGAAAAGAACTCGTGCATCTTTACACGAAGATACAAATGTTCGATTACTTGAATGGATTTTAGAACGACAGATGAAAGGAGATATCCTTCGCGATAGCATGCTGCAAAGCAAAGCGATGGAATTGCATGAACAATTCGGATGTTCGACACCTTTTACGGCTAGTCGAGGTTGGCTGTGGCGttttaaaaaaagatacaaTTTAAGCGGTTTCGGTTGTCAAGGAAAAGCAGATGAGATAGCACAATTGACAACAGAaacattaacaaaaatattaaatgaggAAAATATCAAtagagaaaatatatataatatatatgaaacaACCTTAATGTGGAGAATTCTCCCACAAGCAGTCTCGTCGAATGAAGAAGAATCGTcgcaaaatgaaaaaataaaaaaagatcacATCATAATAGCATTTTGTGTCAATGCTACGGGAACGCACAAATTACCGCCATTGTTTGTTACTAAATATGTGATTCCACAATCTTTAAAGCATAGTAGACATATGTTACCTATAGTATATAGAAGTCAAAATAGTAGTTTTAttgatgaaataattttcactgATTGGTATTCCAATCATTTTAAACCCAATGTAAAGCAGCGTCAACAGCAGGAACATTGTATAGGGAAAGTGTTGTTAttcgttgaaaattttaaatgtgATATATCTCTTAAGAAAGAACACCAAGAttcttatttcaaaataataatttttccatcTAATACACCTTCGACCATTCAAATAATGGATGAGGGTataattgcaaattttaaaaaattatttcgggAGAAATTGCATTATCGTCAAATACGTCAACATGATAATGAAGTAAAGAAGTTCTATaccaattacgatataaaagaaTGCATTGATTTAATTAGTGAAACATGGGACGAAATAACAGTGACCGACATTGTACATTCTTGGAGGAGACTTTTAGGTAAGCAAAATACTCAGATTATTATCAAAGAAGAAGTCGAATACCTCGAAGAAACCCAAGACTTCGAAGAAAATGTTGTTTCTGACAAAATATTGGAGTCAGTTGTAAAATGCGAGGAAGAAGAATCGACTATTACAACAAAGGAAGAAATCGATCGCATGTTCCATAGTTTGGAAATTTGGGCTGAAACACAGCCTGATTTCATTAAATCGCATGCAGAAGTTTTAATACATTACCATAAtcaacaataa